A genomic segment from Brienomyrus brachyistius isolate T26 chromosome 9, BBRACH_0.4, whole genome shotgun sequence encodes:
- the phc1 gene encoding polyhomeotic-like protein 1 isoform X2 codes for METDGDQNAGSANGNTPSGGNSRPPQISQMSLYERQAVQALQALQRQPNAAQYFQQLMLQQQISSAQLQNLAAVQQATLAASRQSSSPSNSVSQATSTAHCTVNLSSSGGGAMSNPRPLGPASSTTSSALSQSVLLGGNTAGQGQMFLRVNRSLRTPLSSQLIFMPSGTATAAVATVTQQQTQQQHQQHEVTPVSSNSQSDTDQVQNLALRCVSSSQVATVKTECPDRKDTAAYSMVQQPQQQFPQTAQQTTGQQTTGQQLQPPQQQQMHAKLPSYTQPSTPTIPSMNLKTGNQPNMAPPPAPPLPPSSSPSPSIPLSQLLLSTSGFCQARAVTTVTSATTATHILVPTSNTSTPSQGYPVSSAGPKPNINTQTLVVQPLQQTNTNISSEKMAHTSGPVPIQPKTVQGLRLPLQLPSRHPPPILPAPPSNPQCSTSHLPPHVPVQLVGARQGSLGNSQALALAQARSCCAQDSGSLNNSTSKVTSVATGGGVGVGGGSSAGLKSPQSALPLTQVSQIHLPATQGPLLNPARSSSSASPSAANSSAPCLSVAHPLDIQATPSLAVPPSGDPVHVQSVQMQGKPAAGSLKRKSECDVNMSVAGPSLVSTPPARELSPPILTPAIEEACGTTSTPSCLSLSTCRAGGGQEKGPPPQAVVKPQVLTHLIEGFVIQEGAEPFPVTGPVKDRSDGTLPMAAPPADQTESESPAVMKCEYCEGFAPANQFRGSKRFCSMTCAKRYNVSCSHQYRSRRGRALRSVAGGPAGPDGILRRRGPRRSSSEIASARIAGRHLPVKCRSESSRSEDVSSCEEEEEEDSLSLSPGSSFSVPRAAHCRAQLEGQAPGGLSLDGAHFLSGSPSHWSVEEVCQFISSLQGCEDLASQFLSQEIDGQALLLLREEHLMSTMNIKLGPALKICASINNLRD; via the exons GCTCTCCAGGCCCTGCAGAGGCAGCCCAATGCGGCCCAGTACTTCCAGCAACTGATGCTGCAGCAACAGATTAGCAGTGCCCAGCTCCAGAACCTTGCGGCCGTGCAGCAG gCCACCCTCGCAGCCAGCCGTCAGTCCAGTTCCCCCAGTAACAGTGTCTCCCAAGCCACCAGCACAGCTCACTGCACC GTGAACTTAAGTTCTTCGGGGGGGGGAGCCATGAGCAACCCTCGGCCTCTTGGCCCCGCCTCCTCTACGACATCATCAGCCCTGAGTCAGTCAGTACTGCTgggtggaaacacagctggacaGGGacagatgttcctcaga GTTAATCGCTCTCTTAGGACACCACTTTCCTCGCAGCTTATATTCATGCCTTCTGGCACAGCAACAGCTGCTGTAGCAACAGTCACCCAGCAACAGACCCAACAGCAACATCAGCAACACGAAGTTACTCCCGTCTCTTCTAATAGCCAATCCGACACAGACCAA GTCCAGAACCTGGCCCTCCGCTGTGTCTCCAGTTCTCAGGTTGCCACAGTGAAGACAGAGTGCCCCGACCGGAAGGACACGG CCGCCTACTCTATGGTCCAACAGCCACAACAGCAATTTCCCCAGACTGCGCAACAGACCACAGGGCAGCAAACCACAGGGCAGcagctgcagcccccacagcagCAACAAATGCATGCTAAACTGCCCTCTTACACCCAGCCCTCCACTCCCACTATTCCCAGTATGAACCTCAAAACCGGAAACCAGCCCAACATGGCCCCTCCACCAgcccctcccctgcccccctcTTCTTCCCCTTCTCCATCTATTCCTCTCTCTCAGCTTCTTCTCTCTACTTCTGGCTTCTGTCAAGCACGTGCTGTCACCACAGTTACCTCGGCTACCACGGCGACTCACATCTTGGTTCCGACTTCCAACACCTCAACCCCATCGCAGGGGTATCCTGTCAGCTCTGCAGGGCCCAAACCTAATATTAACACGCAGACACTGGTGGTTCAACCACTCCAGCAAACCAACACTAACATAAGCTCTGAGAAGATGGCCCATACTTCCGGTCCTGTCCCCATTCAGCCGAAAACTGTCCAAGGCCTCCGCTTGCCCCTCCAGCTTCCCTCAAGACACCCCCCTCCAATTCTACCTGCACCACCAAGCAACCCCCAGTGCAGTACCTCTCACCTGCCGCCGCATGTTCCTGTTCAGCTGGTGGGTGCCAGGCAGGGTTCTCTAGGAAACTCCCAGGCTTTGGCTCTAGCGCAGGCTCGAAGCTGCTGTGCCCAGGATAGCGGGTCTCTGAATAACTCCACCAGCAAGGTGACCTCCGTGGCCACAGGAGGAGGCGTGGGAGTCGGTGGTGGCTCCAGTGCGGGCCTGAAGTCACCCCAGAGTGCACTGCCTTTGACCCAGGTCTCTCAGATTCACCTGCCTGCCACTCAAGGTCCTCTACTAAATCCAGCCCGCTCTTCCTCCTCTGCCTCGCCCTCTGCCGCCAATTCTTCTGCTCCCTGCCTCTCTGTCGCCCACCCTTTGGACATCCAGGCTACCCCGTCACTGGCAGTGCCTCCTAGTGGAGATCCAGTGCACGTGCAGTCCGTTCAGATGCAG GGAAAACCTGCAGCTGGCTCTCTGAAGAGGAAGTCGGAGTGCGATGTGAACATGTCAGTGGCCGGGCCCAGCCTGGTCTCCACTCCCCCGGCCAGAGAGCTATCCCCTCCTATCTTGACTCCGGCTATTGAAGAAG CCTGTGGTACCACCTCCACTCCATCCTGCCTGTCCCTTTCTACTTGTCGAGCAGGAGGTGGGCAGGAGAagggcccccctccccaggctgTAGTCAAACCCCAAGTCCTCACTCACCTAATTGAGGGCTTTGTCATCCAGGAAGGTGCAGAGCCCTTTCCA GTCACCGGACCAGTGAAGGATCGATCTGATGGGACATTGCCAATGGCTGCACCACCTGCAGACCAGACAGAGTCTGAGTCTCCTGCAG TGATGAAGTGTGAATACTGTGAAGGTTTTGCTCCAGCGAACCAGTTCCGGGGCTCCAAGCGCTTCTGCTCCATGACTTGTGCCAAGAG ATACAACGTGAGCTGCAGCCACCAGTACCGCTCACGGCGCGGCCGGGCCCTGCGAAGTGTGGCTGGGGGGCCTgcaggccctgatggcatcctgAGGCGCAGGGGTCCTCGCAGAAGCAGTTCAGAAATTGCCAGTGCCAGAATAGCGGGAAGACACCTGCCTGTCAAG TGTCGATCAGAGTCCAGCCGctccgaagacgtctccagctgcgaggaggaagaagaggaggactccctgtctctgtctccAGGCTCGTCATTTTCTGTCCCTCGAGCTGCTCATTGCAGGGCCCAGCTGGAAGGGCAGGCCCCCGGGGGCCTCTCGCTAGATGGGGCCCACTTCCTGTCTGGGAGCCCTTCTCACTGGAGCGTAGAGGAAGTGTGTCAGTTTATCTCATCTCTGCAAG GCTGTGAGGACCTGGCGAGTCAGTTCCTCTCGCAGGAGATTGACGGTCAGGCCCTACTTCTGCTGAGGGAGGAGCACCTCATGTCCACCATGAATATCAAGCTGGGGCCTGCACTCAAGATCTGCGCCTCCATCAACAACCTGAGGGACTGA
- the rap1gapl gene encoding rap1 GTPase-activating protein 1 yields the protein MDKERGGEKVLSRKRSFTFGAYGGVDKFIGTEEARSESIQHSILDILDPPPNEAKPLLPAASGQRDAELFEIIEKLQGSRLDEQRCEFPPPVKLLKISGVLPLIIPPKCGGYWIDPPLEKFAAISPSLCEPGQATESYDIMERDLETKIYRECFRSKYHHSFTAVDTALGSLILSVCLEEEEKRIRVILRMKECTLHGVFSLSLFHRFPNAVELAKMLCNNVTVTRFEPVSYLKAPELITTFDEHRVSQNFKFGVLYQKEGQLTEKDILSNNDESEEFRDFLSILGETVKLQGFTGFRGGLDVCHGQTGSKAVYTSFSGREIMFHVATKLPFTEGDTQQLQRKRHIGNDIVALVYQEGQVPFVCDIISSHFLHCFIVVRRVQGEDGAKEGGRGLFQVCVTAREDVPPFGPSLPDPPTFTESSQLREFLLTKLINAEISCYQAARFNRLELRTRSSLLEGLRSELSAQSQCMLGESPPQALSQPESGRTGSEGGGGFIENFKRAIRVRSHSFDNLGVPKKIVGGSAQKSRATHMNSCSTEKEGESESANKQLGSHVQVNESPGSKDTKDQSSPQEDV from the exons ATGGACAAGGAAAGAGGGGGCGAGAAGGTGCTTTCCAGAAAAAGAAGCTTCACTTTTGGGGCTTATGGCGG GGTCGACAAGTTCATTGGTACTGAAGAAGCACG ATCGGAGTCCATACAGCACAGCATATTAGACATTCTTGATCCCCCCCCCAATGAGGCgaaacctctccttcctgctgcTTCCGGCCAGAGG GATGCCGAGCTTTTTGAGATAATTGAAAAACTTCAG GGAAGTCGGCTTGACGAGCAGCGCTGCGAATTCCCTCCTCCCGTGAAG CTTTTAAAAATTAGTGGGGTCCTCCCTTTGATCATTCCCCCTAAATGCGGAGGCTACTGGATAGATCCGCCTTTGGAGAAGTTCGCTGCCATTAGTCCCAGCTTATGTGAGCCAGGACAAGCTACAGAGAGTTACGACATCATGGAGAGAGACCTGGAAACGAAGATCTACAGAGAATGTTTCAGATCCAAA TATCATCACTCATTCACAGCAGTAGATACAGCTTTAGGATCCCTCATTCTCTCTGTCTGcttggaggaggaggaaaagagAATTAGAGTCATACTGAG AATGAAAGAATGCACACTGCATGgagttttctctctctctctcttccatcGTTTCCCTAATGCTGTAGAGCTGGCTAAG ATGCTTTGCAATAACGTAACCGTGACCCGATTTGAACCGGTCAGCTACCTTAAG GCCCCGGAACTTATCACAACATTTGACGAGCACAGAGTGTCACAAAACTTCAAGTTTGGTGTTTTATACCAGAAAGAGGGACAG CTGACAGAGAAAGATATACTGAGCAACAATGACGAGAGTGAAGAGTTTCGGGACTTTCTTTCCATTCTGGGGGAGACAGTTAAGCTACAAGGCTTTACCGG GTTTAGAGGAGGTTTGGATGTGTGTCACGGTCAAACAGGAAGTAAAGCCGTCTACACCTCCTTTTCTGGAAGGGAAATAATGTTCCACGTAGCCACAAAACTGCCTTTCACAGAAGGTGACACACAGCAG ctgcagaggaaaaGGCACATCGGCAATGATATTGTTGCCCTGGTTTACCAAGAAGGTCAAGTCCCATTTGTTTGTGACATCATCAGCTCCCACTTCCTTCACTGCTTCATTGTTGTTAGGCGAGTTCAAGGAGAAGATGGAGCTAAGGAGGGAGGAAGGGGGCTGTTTCAG GTGTGCGTCACAGCCAGGGAGGACGTGCCCCCGTTTGGCCCATCCCTCCCAGATCCCCCCACATTCACGGAG TCTTCTCAACTGAGAGAATTTCTCCTTACCAAGCTCATCAATGCAGAGATATCCTGTTATCAGGCTGCACGATTCAATAGACTGGAG CTGCGCACGCGTTCATCGCTTCTTGAGGGACTCCGATCAGAACTGAGCGCCCAGTCGCAGTGCATGCTGGGGGAATCGCCCCCTCAGGCCCTCTCGCAGCCTGAAAGCGGTCGCACAGGATCAGAAGGAGGTGGCGGCTTCATCGAAAACTTCAAG AGAGCCATAAGGGTACGGAGCCACTCCTTTGACAACCTGGGGGTCCCAAAGAAGATAGTAGGAGGAAGTGCACAGAAGTCCAGGGCAACTCATATG AATTCATGTTCAACAGAAAAAGAGGGAGAAAG TGAGTCCGCAAACAAGCAGTTGGGAAGCCACGTTCAGGTCAATGAGAGCCCCGGCTCTAAGGATACTAAAGATCAAAGCAGCCCGCAAGAAGATGTGTAG
- the styk1b gene encoding tyrosine-protein kinase STYK1b isoform X1 codes for MGMASYNAGYQCQYGDSLCMIRVYEQEVIVVPIVLLMSFLVTLIFLLLLRFCPEKVNRQQRHSHTNGLQRQRSRRERQGIDAPIGLNPLEHETIALDGPTYSTFILPPQSDPTPQPVLPELPRQRLPESFNKISTLPFTFSLNADECVSLYRARMDDRDVVLRVLNDSASASERQNFQGFTSFLWQLGSHPFLPAVLGTVTLRAPLITVVEELTNRDLLGFLWRCRQDNVSHEAPCDLTEKRIFTMATQVASALDHLHKKGVVHGNLGARSVLVGRDMTVKLWGLGTAYKKTQGIPPPNTNGIKKWQAPEVLARRSASTHSDIWSFGILLYEMVTLGDAPFADVAVNELLQQLQRGRTLKRPAHCPSSLYSIMKACCQWKEQDRPSLAELSRKLQSGEKSANDRAVLRVPEPINIERYLQEAGYAEDNSYSVL; via the exons ATGGG GATGGCGTCCTATAATGCAGGTTACCAGTGTCAATATGGGGACAGTCTCTGCA TGATCCGCGTGTACGAGCAGGAAGTGATCGTGGTGCCCATCGTGCTCCTCATGAGCTTCCTGGTGACTCTTATcttcctgctgctgctgcgTTTCTGCCCCGAGAAAGTAAACCGGCAGCAGCGGCACAGCCACACCAACGGCCTCCAGCGGCAGCGATCCAGGAGGGAACGGCAAggcattgatg CTCCCATAGGACTGAATCCTCTGGAGCATGAGACCATCGCTCTGGATGGCCCAACCTACTCCACCTTCATTCTGCCCCCTCAGTCAGACCCCACCCCGCAGCCTGTCCTCCCAGAGTTGCCTAGACAGAGACTACCTGAGTCTTTCAACAAGATCTCCACTCTGCCATTCACTTTCTCGCTGAACGCAgatgagtgtgtctctctgtaCCGAGCCAGGATGGACGACAGAGATGTCGTTCTAAGAGTCCTCAACG ATTCTGCTAGTGCCAGTGAACGGCAGAACTTCCAAGGCTTTACCTCCTTTCTGTGGCAGCTGGGCTCGCACCCGTTCCTGCCCGCTGTGCTGGGCACTGTCACGCTGCGCGCCCCGCTCATCACTGTTGTGGAGGAGCTGACCAACCGGGATCTCCTGGGCTTCCTCTGGAGGTGTcggcag GATAATGTGAGTCATGAGGCCCCTTGTGATCTGACAGAGAAGCGTATATTCACCATGGCAACCCAAGTGGCATCTGCTCTG GATCACCTCCACAAAAAGGGTGTTGTCCATGGAAACCTTGGGGCCCGGAGTGTGCTTGTGGGCCGGGATATGACCGTAAAACTGTGGGGACTGGGCACAGCATACAAGAAAACGCAGGGTATTCCACCCCCGAATACTAACGGGATTAAAAAATGGCAGGCTCCTGAGGTGCTAGCCAGGAGGAGCGCCTCTACTCACAGTGACAT CTGGTCTTTTGGCATCTTGCTGTATGAAATGGTGACTCTTG GGGACGCCCCGTTCGCAGACGTGGCAGTAAATGAGCTCCTGCAGCAATTGCAGAGAGGGAGGACTCTGAAGAGGCCAGCCCACTGCCCCAGCTCACT TTACTCCATCATGAAAGCCTGTTGCCAATGGAAAGAGCAGGACCGTCCTTCACTGGCTGAACTGAGCCGCAAGCTCCAATCTGGAGAGAAGTCTGCCAATGACCGGGCCGTCCTGCGAGTACCTGAGCCAATCAACATCGAgcgctacctgcaggaggccggATATGCAGAAGATAACAGCTACAGTGTTCTTTGA
- the styk1b gene encoding tyrosine-protein kinase STYK1b isoform X2, with the protein MASYNAGYQCQYGDSLCMIRVYEQEVIVVPIVLLMSFLVTLIFLLLLRFCPEKVNRQQRHSHTNGLQRQRSRRERQGIDAPIGLNPLEHETIALDGPTYSTFILPPQSDPTPQPVLPELPRQRLPESFNKISTLPFTFSLNADECVSLYRARMDDRDVVLRVLNDSASASERQNFQGFTSFLWQLGSHPFLPAVLGTVTLRAPLITVVEELTNRDLLGFLWRCRQDNVSHEAPCDLTEKRIFTMATQVASALDHLHKKGVVHGNLGARSVLVGRDMTVKLWGLGTAYKKTQGIPPPNTNGIKKWQAPEVLARRSASTHSDIWSFGILLYEMVTLGDAPFADVAVNELLQQLQRGRTLKRPAHCPSSLYSIMKACCQWKEQDRPSLAELSRKLQSGEKSANDRAVLRVPEPINIERYLQEAGYAEDNSYSVL; encoded by the exons ATGGCGTCCTATAATGCAGGTTACCAGTGTCAATATGGGGACAGTCTCTGCA TGATCCGCGTGTACGAGCAGGAAGTGATCGTGGTGCCCATCGTGCTCCTCATGAGCTTCCTGGTGACTCTTATcttcctgctgctgctgcgTTTCTGCCCCGAGAAAGTAAACCGGCAGCAGCGGCACAGCCACACCAACGGCCTCCAGCGGCAGCGATCCAGGAGGGAACGGCAAggcattgatg CTCCCATAGGACTGAATCCTCTGGAGCATGAGACCATCGCTCTGGATGGCCCAACCTACTCCACCTTCATTCTGCCCCCTCAGTCAGACCCCACCCCGCAGCCTGTCCTCCCAGAGTTGCCTAGACAGAGACTACCTGAGTCTTTCAACAAGATCTCCACTCTGCCATTCACTTTCTCGCTGAACGCAgatgagtgtgtctctctgtaCCGAGCCAGGATGGACGACAGAGATGTCGTTCTAAGAGTCCTCAACG ATTCTGCTAGTGCCAGTGAACGGCAGAACTTCCAAGGCTTTACCTCCTTTCTGTGGCAGCTGGGCTCGCACCCGTTCCTGCCCGCTGTGCTGGGCACTGTCACGCTGCGCGCCCCGCTCATCACTGTTGTGGAGGAGCTGACCAACCGGGATCTCCTGGGCTTCCTCTGGAGGTGTcggcag GATAATGTGAGTCATGAGGCCCCTTGTGATCTGACAGAGAAGCGTATATTCACCATGGCAACCCAAGTGGCATCTGCTCTG GATCACCTCCACAAAAAGGGTGTTGTCCATGGAAACCTTGGGGCCCGGAGTGTGCTTGTGGGCCGGGATATGACCGTAAAACTGTGGGGACTGGGCACAGCATACAAGAAAACGCAGGGTATTCCACCCCCGAATACTAACGGGATTAAAAAATGGCAGGCTCCTGAGGTGCTAGCCAGGAGGAGCGCCTCTACTCACAGTGACAT CTGGTCTTTTGGCATCTTGCTGTATGAAATGGTGACTCTTG GGGACGCCCCGTTCGCAGACGTGGCAGTAAATGAGCTCCTGCAGCAATTGCAGAGAGGGAGGACTCTGAAGAGGCCAGCCCACTGCCCCAGCTCACT TTACTCCATCATGAAAGCCTGTTGCCAATGGAAAGAGCAGGACCGTCCTTCACTGGCTGAACTGAGCCGCAAGCTCCAATCTGGAGAGAAGTCTGCCAATGACCGGGCCGTCCTGCGAGTACCTGAGCCAATCAACATCGAgcgctacctgcaggaggccggATATGCAGAAGATAACAGCTACAGTGTTCTTTGA
- the phc1 gene encoding polyhomeotic-like protein 1 isoform X1, producing MTDKGLGMETDGDQNAGSANGNTPSGGNSRPPQISQMSLYERQAVQALQALQRQPNAAQYFQQLMLQQQISSAQLQNLAAVQQATLAASRQSSSPSNSVSQATSTAHCTVNLSSSGGGAMSNPRPLGPASSTTSSALSQSVLLGGNTAGQGQMFLRVNRSLRTPLSSQLIFMPSGTATAAVATVTQQQTQQQHQQHEVTPVSSNSQSDTDQVQNLALRCVSSSQVATVKTECPDRKDTAAYSMVQQPQQQFPQTAQQTTGQQTTGQQLQPPQQQQMHAKLPSYTQPSTPTIPSMNLKTGNQPNMAPPPAPPLPPSSSPSPSIPLSQLLLSTSGFCQARAVTTVTSATTATHILVPTSNTSTPSQGYPVSSAGPKPNINTQTLVVQPLQQTNTNISSEKMAHTSGPVPIQPKTVQGLRLPLQLPSRHPPPILPAPPSNPQCSTSHLPPHVPVQLVGARQGSLGNSQALALAQARSCCAQDSGSLNNSTSKVTSVATGGGVGVGGGSSAGLKSPQSALPLTQVSQIHLPATQGPLLNPARSSSSASPSAANSSAPCLSVAHPLDIQATPSLAVPPSGDPVHVQSVQMQGKPAAGSLKRKSECDVNMSVAGPSLVSTPPARELSPPILTPAIEEACGTTSTPSCLSLSTCRAGGGQEKGPPPQAVVKPQVLTHLIEGFVIQEGAEPFPVTGPVKDRSDGTLPMAAPPADQTESESPAVMKCEYCEGFAPANQFRGSKRFCSMTCAKRYNVSCSHQYRSRRGRALRSVAGGPAGPDGILRRRGPRRSSSEIASARIAGRHLPVKCRSESSRSEDVSSCEEEEEEDSLSLSPGSSFSVPRAAHCRAQLEGQAPGGLSLDGAHFLSGSPSHWSVEEVCQFISSLQGCEDLASQFLSQEIDGQALLLLREEHLMSTMNIKLGPALKICASINNLRD from the exons GCTCTCCAGGCCCTGCAGAGGCAGCCCAATGCGGCCCAGTACTTCCAGCAACTGATGCTGCAGCAACAGATTAGCAGTGCCCAGCTCCAGAACCTTGCGGCCGTGCAGCAG gCCACCCTCGCAGCCAGCCGTCAGTCCAGTTCCCCCAGTAACAGTGTCTCCCAAGCCACCAGCACAGCTCACTGCACC GTGAACTTAAGTTCTTCGGGGGGGGGAGCCATGAGCAACCCTCGGCCTCTTGGCCCCGCCTCCTCTACGACATCATCAGCCCTGAGTCAGTCAGTACTGCTgggtggaaacacagctggacaGGGacagatgttcctcaga GTTAATCGCTCTCTTAGGACACCACTTTCCTCGCAGCTTATATTCATGCCTTCTGGCACAGCAACAGCTGCTGTAGCAACAGTCACCCAGCAACAGACCCAACAGCAACATCAGCAACACGAAGTTACTCCCGTCTCTTCTAATAGCCAATCCGACACAGACCAA GTCCAGAACCTGGCCCTCCGCTGTGTCTCCAGTTCTCAGGTTGCCACAGTGAAGACAGAGTGCCCCGACCGGAAGGACACGG CCGCCTACTCTATGGTCCAACAGCCACAACAGCAATTTCCCCAGACTGCGCAACAGACCACAGGGCAGCAAACCACAGGGCAGcagctgcagcccccacagcagCAACAAATGCATGCTAAACTGCCCTCTTACACCCAGCCCTCCACTCCCACTATTCCCAGTATGAACCTCAAAACCGGAAACCAGCCCAACATGGCCCCTCCACCAgcccctcccctgcccccctcTTCTTCCCCTTCTCCATCTATTCCTCTCTCTCAGCTTCTTCTCTCTACTTCTGGCTTCTGTCAAGCACGTGCTGTCACCACAGTTACCTCGGCTACCACGGCGACTCACATCTTGGTTCCGACTTCCAACACCTCAACCCCATCGCAGGGGTATCCTGTCAGCTCTGCAGGGCCCAAACCTAATATTAACACGCAGACACTGGTGGTTCAACCACTCCAGCAAACCAACACTAACATAAGCTCTGAGAAGATGGCCCATACTTCCGGTCCTGTCCCCATTCAGCCGAAAACTGTCCAAGGCCTCCGCTTGCCCCTCCAGCTTCCCTCAAGACACCCCCCTCCAATTCTACCTGCACCACCAAGCAACCCCCAGTGCAGTACCTCTCACCTGCCGCCGCATGTTCCTGTTCAGCTGGTGGGTGCCAGGCAGGGTTCTCTAGGAAACTCCCAGGCTTTGGCTCTAGCGCAGGCTCGAAGCTGCTGTGCCCAGGATAGCGGGTCTCTGAATAACTCCACCAGCAAGGTGACCTCCGTGGCCACAGGAGGAGGCGTGGGAGTCGGTGGTGGCTCCAGTGCGGGCCTGAAGTCACCCCAGAGTGCACTGCCTTTGACCCAGGTCTCTCAGATTCACCTGCCTGCCACTCAAGGTCCTCTACTAAATCCAGCCCGCTCTTCCTCCTCTGCCTCGCCCTCTGCCGCCAATTCTTCTGCTCCCTGCCTCTCTGTCGCCCACCCTTTGGACATCCAGGCTACCCCGTCACTGGCAGTGCCTCCTAGTGGAGATCCAGTGCACGTGCAGTCCGTTCAGATGCAG GGAAAACCTGCAGCTGGCTCTCTGAAGAGGAAGTCGGAGTGCGATGTGAACATGTCAGTGGCCGGGCCCAGCCTGGTCTCCACTCCCCCGGCCAGAGAGCTATCCCCTCCTATCTTGACTCCGGCTATTGAAGAAG CCTGTGGTACCACCTCCACTCCATCCTGCCTGTCCCTTTCTACTTGTCGAGCAGGAGGTGGGCAGGAGAagggcccccctccccaggctgTAGTCAAACCCCAAGTCCTCACTCACCTAATTGAGGGCTTTGTCATCCAGGAAGGTGCAGAGCCCTTTCCA GTCACCGGACCAGTGAAGGATCGATCTGATGGGACATTGCCAATGGCTGCACCACCTGCAGACCAGACAGAGTCTGAGTCTCCTGCAG TGATGAAGTGTGAATACTGTGAAGGTTTTGCTCCAGCGAACCAGTTCCGGGGCTCCAAGCGCTTCTGCTCCATGACTTGTGCCAAGAG ATACAACGTGAGCTGCAGCCACCAGTACCGCTCACGGCGCGGCCGGGCCCTGCGAAGTGTGGCTGGGGGGCCTgcaggccctgatggcatcctgAGGCGCAGGGGTCCTCGCAGAAGCAGTTCAGAAATTGCCAGTGCCAGAATAGCGGGAAGACACCTGCCTGTCAAG TGTCGATCAGAGTCCAGCCGctccgaagacgtctccagctgcgaggaggaagaagaggaggactccctgtctctgtctccAGGCTCGTCATTTTCTGTCCCTCGAGCTGCTCATTGCAGGGCCCAGCTGGAAGGGCAGGCCCCCGGGGGCCTCTCGCTAGATGGGGCCCACTTCCTGTCTGGGAGCCCTTCTCACTGGAGCGTAGAGGAAGTGTGTCAGTTTATCTCATCTCTGCAAG GCTGTGAGGACCTGGCGAGTCAGTTCCTCTCGCAGGAGATTGACGGTCAGGCCCTACTTCTGCTGAGGGAGGAGCACCTCATGTCCACCATGAATATCAAGCTGGGGCCTGCACTCAAGATCTGCGCCTCCATCAACAACCTGAGGGACTGA